The window AGCGGCGGCGTCGTGGGCCACCACCAATGTGGCGATGCCGTGGCCGTGAGCCGCTTCGGCCAGGATCGCAGCCACGCTGGCCGCCCGCTCTGGGTCCAAGGACGCCGTGGGTTCATCGGCGATGAGGACCGTGGGCGCCGCCATCAGGGCCCGAGCGATGCCAACCCGCTGGCGCTCACCGCCCGAGAGCTGAGCTGGTAGCTGGTTGGCGCGGTTCTCGATGCCCAGCTCGGCCAGTAGGTCCATGGCCCGGTCCCGGGTGGCGGAGGGTCGCTCGCCTCTGAGGTGGCCGACCAGTTGGAGCTGCTCTACCGCGGTCAGCGATGGCAGAAGGTTGGCCGACTGGTAGACGAAGGAGATGTGGTCTCGACGCAGCGTCGTGCGTCGTCGGTCGTTCAACCCGCCCGACGCGGTTCCGGCCACGGTGACCTCCCCGGAGTCGGGTCGACGCAGCAGGCCGACCACGGTGAGCAGGGTGGATTTGCCGGCGCCAGATTCTCCGCTGACGACCACCATCTCGCCGGACGCCAACGACAGGTCCAACCGGTCCAGGACTACCCGTCGATCGGGGCCATCGACGTAGGAGACGACGACTTCGTTGGCAATGAGAGCATCGGTGCTCACGATTCAACCCCCAGGGCAATAGCTGGTTCGACCTGGGTGATCCGTCGCAGGGCGACGAGGCTCCCCAGGATTCCCGAGACGATCAAGGACAGGGCGACGGTGGCCACCGCCGATGGCGACAACTCGACTGGGGCGGCGCCGCTGCTCAAGAAGGCGACGATCATCGATCCCAGAGCCACACCGGCCCCGGTGGCCATCACCACCAGGATCGTCATCTGACCGACGCTGTCCCTGACGATGTATGAGTTGCTGGCTCCCATGGCCTTGAGGAGACCGATCTGGCGGGTTCGTTGCACGGTGAGGACCGTGAAGAAGGCACCGATCACCAGAGCAGATATGACCAACAGGAACACCCGGATGAGGGTCATCGTGGTGGTTTCGGCGGTGTAGCCCGGTGAACCGGCGTAGGCCTGGGACTTGGTGAGCAGGGTCAGGTCGTGCTCGGTGGCCACCTTCTCCAAGTCGGACGACGAGCCGCCCTTGATGGCCACCGCCGAGAAGCGACCTTCCGGTGTGGCTCCGAACTGGATCTGCTGCCAGGTCTCGAGGGAGACGAACCCGATGGGGGCGTGTCCGTAGGTGCCAGCGAAGGTGAACCCGAGAACGGGGAGCTCCACGTTGGACCCACCCAAGGTGTAGCGGTCTCCAACCTCGACCCCTTCTTCCTCCAGTTCGCTGGCCAGCACCAGCCCGGGCGGGCCGGCCAGGGCGGCTCGGGCGTCGTCTCGTTCGACCAGGAAACTGTCGGCTGAGACACCGAACAAGGCGAGGTCCAGGCTCGGTCCACCGTCGGTGGATGCAGCGTTGGCGAAGCTGGCGCCGAGGGGGGTGACCTCCGCGCCGGGAACGGAGCGGAATGCAGCCAGCTGCTCGTCTCGAAGGGTGGATCGACTGAACGTCGCTTCGGATCCGTCCTGGAGAGCCAGGCGCTGAAGGGGTAGGGCCCGCAGACCCGAGATCCCATCTGTCACCAGGCCGGTGGCCAGACCGGAAAGGACGGTGGAGAGGAGACCGACCAGCGCGATCACCACCCCGAGAAGGACGAAGCGCCGGGCGCCCCGCCGAAGATCACGAAGGGCGAGGAACATCGCTTCTCCAAGTTGTCGACGTCATGTCCCCATCATAGAGACAGCGTGTCGATAACACCACCCAAGTGACCGCCCGTCCCTAGGACCCTGGGTCAGGCCCCGTTCACATTCGAGAAAACGTGACCTTCCAGTCACCGCCCTCGAGCTCGTCGGCCACATAGGTGAAGCCCTGTTCACCCAGCACGCCCTCCAGGGGAACCGGCTCGAACGGGGCGTAGACCACCAGCTCCTCGCCGACCTCGACCAGGCCAGCGGCCTCCATGATCTCGTTGAACGGTTCGCCGCCAGCGGCCAACGTTGGTCGAGCATCCACCATCTGGTTCATGACTTCCTCCTCTACCGCACCAACCGCGGGGTGATATTCTTCTAGCTCACGGTAGAGAAATAACCAAGTGAGGTCCCGTGGCCGCACCGACCACCCAACACAGGCCGACACCACCCCTGGCCGCACCGTTCATGCCCGGTGCCAGGGGTACGACACCACCTCCCTCCATTCCGTTGGGGTTCCTGGCCCTGTCGGGGCTGGGACTTTGGGCCTTCGGAGTCGCTGGCGGTCTGGCTGCCGACCGACTCGTGAGCACGCCGTCGCACCCCGGCGCCCTCGCCGCCGTGCACGTGGGCATGCTCGCATTCCTCACCACCGCGGTGCTCGGGGCAATCCACCAGTTCGCTCCGGTCGTCGGCCGCCGACCACTGCGATCGATCCCGGCCGCCCGCTTCACCCTGGTGGGCATGGCCATCACCGGGTGGCTGATCCCGAGCGGGTTCGCCCACGGCCCCGAAGCGTTGGTGGCCACAGGCGGGGTCATCGGTGCCCTAACCGTGGCACTGGCCGCCTGGAACCTGTCCGGACCGCTGTCGGCTCGCGACGGTGGCGTACCGCTAAACGGTCTACGTCTGTCCGTCGGCTATCTGATGGTCACGGTCGCCTTCGGTGTGGTCTACGCCTTCAACCGCCAGACCGGATGGTTCCCGCTACTCCCCAACCGGGTGCTGGCTCACGCCCACCTCGGCCTGCTGGGCTGGCTCGGGCTCACCTACGTGGCCGTGGCCGAGAAGCTCTGGCCGATGTTCCTTCTGGCCCACCGACCCCGGGCCCGAGCTGGTGCCTGGGCCGTGGGCCTGCTCGCCGCTGGCACCCCGATCTTGGCCACCGGGCTCCTCTTCGCCGTACCCATCCTGGGATGGCTGGGCGGACTGGCAGCTGCGGCCGGCATCGGCTTCCACCTCACCTCGCTCTACACGGCGGTGCGTCACCGAAGACGGGCCCTGGAGCTGCTACACGGCTACCTGTTCACTTCGGCCGCCTTCGCCGTCATCGGCGTTGGCTTGGCCGCCACCGCCGCGGTCGCCGACGTGGACTACACCACCCGCTCCACCCTGGTGGTCGCCGAGGTGACAGCCCTGGCTGCATGGCTGTCACTCGCGGTCATAGGCCATGCCCACAAGATCGTTCCGTTCATCGGCTACACCGTGTTGCGGTCCCGCGGCATCGCCACCGGGCCAACGGGTCGGCCGCTCATGTTCGGCGACCTCTTCCACCATCGGACAGCACAGGTCAGCCTCATCGCCGCCACCGCCGGGTTCGATGCCGTCATGGTCGGAGTGCTCATCAGATCCGCTGCGGTGGTTTCTGTCGGTGGTTTGCTGATCTCGCTCACCGGGCTGATCGTGACCGCCAACCTGGTCCATGGTCCGCGTCGCGCAATCCGCGCCCACCGCTCCGCCGTGACCGTGCCCGAAGTTCACCCAATGGTCGCGACCCGCCCGGCATCATGACGTCAGCGCCACCCGTCTCCTGCTCCACCTTCTCGTTGTCGAGGTGATCCGAAATGATCAGACCCCCCGTATCGGACTGGACTGAACAGACCCCAGACGAGAAGGCATACGGCGCCCTCTCCAAGGTGTGGGACCCCGAACTGGGTCTCGACATCGTGGCGCTGGGCCTGGTCTACGACGTGATCGCCGACGAGACCTCGGTCAAGGTGATCATGACCCTCACCACCCCTGGCTGCCCGGTTTCCGAGCAGCTCCCGGCAGAGGCCGAGGCGGCGGTGCGGCTTGCGATGCCTGACCACGACGTTCAGGTGGAGCTGGTGTGGGACCCACCGTGGACACCCGAGATGCTCACCCCGATGGCACTCGAGCGCCTCGGCTTCAACCGCTACCGCTGACGCAGTTCTCCCTGTCTAGTAGCAGCGAAGGCGACGGCCGGTTTCCAGGCTTCGCCAGGGCCGTGCGGCAAAGGAATCGGTACTGGCTTCGCCGCCTTCAAGGCCGGCGACATCGACGGCGCCTGGGTCCCCGAGCCATGGGTTTCGCGGCTCGTCCAGGAAGGCAACGGAACCGTTCTGGTCGACGAGGCCGACCTGTGGCCCGATGGACAGTTCGTGACGACCCACATCGTGGTTCGCACCGCGTTCCTCGAGGACCATCCAGACGTGGTCGCCGCCTTCCTCCGCGGTCACCTCGCTGCCCTCGACGCCATCGAGACCGACCCCGCGGCTGCCCGAACCCTCACCAACACCGGCATCGAGAAGCTCACCGACAAGGCCCTCCCAACCGAGGTCATCGATTCCGCTTGGAAGAACCTCACCTTCACCGCCGACCCCGTCGCATCCAGCCTGTCGAAGTCCGCCCGCGACGCCGAGCAGGCCGCCCTGTTGGAACCGGTCGCGCTCGACGCCAGCTCCTACCTGGAGGTACTCAACCAGCTCCCCGCCTCCGCCGGAAGCGCCGAGGTGGAAGGCCTGTGAGCACGGCCGACACCCACCATCTCCCGGCCAACGTCCAAGCCATGACCGACGCTCCCCCGGCCATCCGTGCCCAGCGGGTCAGCAAGGTTTTCGGTCACGGGACCCACGCCGTCACAGCACTCGACGGAGTCGACCTGACGGTCAGAGCCAGCGAGTTCGTGTGCATCGTGGGTGCGTCCGGATGCGGAAAGACCACCCTGTTGAACCTCGCCAGCAGCCTCGATGCGCCGACCTCGGGGCGCTTCGAGACCCATGGGCAGGTCGCGGTCATGTTCCAGCAGGATGCCCTGTTCCCTTGGCTCACCGTCAGCGGAAACATCGAGTTGGCTCTCGAACTGCGCGGCATCAACAAGGCTGCCCGTAAAGCCCGGGCCGACGAGTTACTGGCTTCTGTGCGCCTCGAGGGGTACGGCCACCGTCGCCCCCACGAGCTGTCCGGCGGCATGCGTCAACGGGTGGCCTTGGCCCGGGCGTTGGCCCAGGACGCCGACGTCTTGTTGATGGACGAGCCTTTCGGTGCTCTGGATGCCATGACCCGGGATCTGATGCACGATGAGCTGGAGCGGGTGTGGTCAGACCGTCATCTCGCCATCCTCTTCGTGACCCACAACGTTCGAGAAGCCGTCCGGCTCGGAGACCGGGTTCTCCTCCTCTCGTCACGTCCCGGCCGAGTCGTGGAGGAGTTCGCGGTACCGATCGATCGGCCCCGTCGCATCGAGGCCGCCGATGTCAGCGAGCTGGCCGGTGAGATCACGGCCCGACTTCGCGAGGAGGTTCGCCGTCATGCCCGGACCTGATATCGCAGCCGCTCTGCACTCCACGACAGAGGAGCCGGACCGCCGGATCCGTCTCGACGATGAACTGGCGGGGCTCGACGCCCTCGAGCTTGCCACCAGCTCCAGACCGAGCCTGACTCGACGAACCTGGGCGGCCACGTGGCCCAAACTGGCCGCCCTGGTGGTCGCCATCGGACTCTGGCAGATCGTCACCTGGACCCAGTGGAAGCCGAGCTACGTCCTACCGGGGCCGGGTCCCGTCTTCGCCGAGCTCACACAGCGAGTCGGCGATGGGACCATCCCCAACGCACTAACCCGAACCATGCGTCGGGCCGGAACCGGCTTTGCCCTGGCCACCCTCATCGGTGGCACCACCGGGCTGTTGGTGGCCCGCAGCTGGATACTCCGCACCGCGGTCGGGTCGCTCATCACCGGCCTCCAGACGATGCCATCCATCGCCTGGTTCCCGTTGGCCATCCTCCTCTTCAAACTCTCCGAGGCCGCCATCTTGTTCGTCGTGGTCCTCGGGGCGGCTCCGTCGATCGCCAACGGCATCATCGCCGGCGTCGACCACGTCCCCCCTTTGCTCGACCGCGTCGGCACCGTGCTGGGCGCGAAGGGGATCAGTCGAGTTCGACACATCGTCCTGCCGGCGGCCATGCCCCAGGTGGTTGCCGGCCTCAAGCAGGGTTGGGCTTTCGCGTGGCGGTCACTCATGGCCGGTGAGCTATTGGTGATCATCGCCAACCAGCCTTCGATCGGCGCCCAACTCCAGATCGCCCGAGACTTGGCGGATGCCGCGTGGCTGCTCTCGACGATGGTGGTCATACTCGCCATCGGCATTGCCGTCGACGCCGCGTTCGCCGTGGTGGAACGGTCCATCCTTCGCCGGCGGGGTCTGGGCGTCCGCTGAGCTGAAGTCCAGCCTTTGATCACCGCGAACGCGGGCGGGTGAGATCGCCACTCACCGACGGAGTTCAGTCGACTCGGGTGTCGGACTCGAGCAGCCGGCCCGAGGCTCGGATCATCGGGATCATCAGGGCCACCACCGCAGCAAGCCACAGGGGACGGGTGATCCACCAGGCCACCGTCGGAACATCGCTCAAGCCCAGCCCGGTCGCTTCGAGCGCCAGCACCATCGCCACCACCACGATCATGTGCAACAGGTAGGCAGGAAGCGCGTAGCCACCCAGCGCGTCGAGGCGGCCCCTCATTTGGTCACGGTCCAACCAGGCCGCCAGACGGGGGCGGAACACCAGCAGCAGCCCGCATTGCAGTAAGGCCAGCATCATGACCGGAACGGTGGTGGGCAACAGGTTGGACATCGAGTCGGTGGTGGTTGCCACCATCGGGCGG is drawn from Microthrixaceae bacterium and contains these coding sequences:
- a CDS encoding ABC transporter ATP-binding protein codes for the protein MTDAPPAIRAQRVSKVFGHGTHAVTALDGVDLTVRASEFVCIVGASGCGKTTLLNLASSLDAPTSGRFETHGQVAVMFQQDALFPWLTVSGNIELALELRGINKAARKARADELLASVRLEGYGHRRPHELSGGMRQRVALARALAQDADVLLMDEPFGALDAMTRDLMHDELERVWSDRHLAILFVTHNVREAVRLGDRVLLLSSRPGRVVEEFAVPIDRPRRIEAADVSELAGEITARLREEVRRHART
- a CDS encoding DUF2249 domain-containing protein, with translation MNQMVDARPTLAAGGEPFNEIMEAAGLVEVGEELVVYAPFEPVPLEGVLGEQGFTYVADELEGGDWKVTFSRM
- a CDS encoding ABC transporter permease; the protein is MPGPDIAAALHSTTEEPDRRIRLDDELAGLDALELATSSRPSLTRRTWAATWPKLAALVVAIGLWQIVTWTQWKPSYVLPGPGPVFAELTQRVGDGTIPNALTRTMRRAGTGFALATLIGGTTGLLVARSWILRTAVGSLITGLQTMPSIAWFPLAILLFKLSEAAILFVVVLGAAPSIANGIIAGVDHVPPLLDRVGTVLGAKGISRVRHIVLPAAMPQVVAGLKQGWAFAWRSLMAGELLVIIANQPSIGAQLQIARDLADAAWLLSTMVVILAIGIAVDAAFAVVERSILRRRGLGVR
- a CDS encoding ABC transporter permease, whose amino-acid sequence is MFLALRDLRRGARRFVLLGVVIALVGLLSTVLSGLATGLVTDGISGLRALPLQRLALQDGSEATFSRSTLRDEQLAAFRSVPGAEVTPLGASFANAASTDGGPSLDLALFGVSADSFLVERDDARAALAGPPGLVLASELEEEGVEVGDRYTLGGSNVELPVLGFTFAGTYGHAPIGFVSLETWQQIQFGATPEGRFSAVAIKGGSSSDLEKVATEHDLTLLTKSQAYAGSPGYTAETTTMTLIRVFLLVISALVIGAFFTVLTVQRTRQIGLLKAMGASNSYIVRDSVGQMTILVVMATGAGVALGSMIVAFLSSGAAPVELSPSAVATVALSLIVSGILGSLVALRRITQVEPAIALGVES
- a CDS encoding ABC transporter ATP-binding protein; protein product: MSTDALIANEVVVSYVDGPDRRVVLDRLDLSLASGEMVVVSGESGAGKSTLLTVVGLLRRPDSGEVTVAGTASGGLNDRRRTTLRRDHISFVYQSANLLPSLTAVEQLQLVGHLRGERPSATRDRAMDLLAELGIENRANQLPAQLSGGERQRVGIARALMAAPTVLIADEPTASLDPERAASVAAILAEAAHGHGIATLVVAHDAAALRHADRHLRLQGGRLDPVEPDSSPSGAGPLSGESTPVTG
- a CDS encoding ABC transporter substrate-binding protein, whose translation is MGTGFAAFKAGDIDGAWVPEPWVSRLVQEGNGTVLVDEADLWPDGQFVTTHIVVRTAFLEDHPDVVAAFLRGHLAALDAIETDPAAARTLTNTGIEKLTDKALPTEVIDSAWKNLTFTADPVASSLSKSARDAEQAALLEPVALDASSYLEVLNQLPASAGSAEVEGL
- a CDS encoding metal-sulfur cluster assembly factor; the encoded protein is MIRPPVSDWTEQTPDEKAYGALSKVWDPELGLDIVALGLVYDVIADETSVKVIMTLTTPGCPVSEQLPAEAEAAVRLAMPDHDVQVELVWDPPWTPEMLTPMALERLGFNRYR